The Caulobacter sp. FWC26 genome contains a region encoding:
- a CDS encoding efflux RND transporter periplasmic adaptor subunit has protein sequence MNRDYTRRASVRLALLMASSLVLTACSDSAKPAAETEGHAAKAGDYERGPHRGRMLRDGDLAIEMTIFEDGVEPEFHVYAYRKDKPVDPRQVQLSVELTRLGGKVDRFSFAPQEDYLRGAGVVHEPHSFDVKVRASQGGQSHQWTYASYEGRTTISAQAAKAGGVKTEIAGAADVAQLVDMAGRVEITPEGKGEVRAWYPGRVMALRGELGTQVRKGQLLARVESSESLQTYSIFAPISGIIVEKNLNVGDVAGERAIFVIADPTKLHAEFFVYPRDAEKVRVGQPVEVRSLSGDTRLMARVEAVLPTADLASQTLMAHVHLPEGSAAFRPGMGVEGSFQVASSHVPLAVRTKALQRFRDFTVVFAKVGDTYEVRMLELGRQTPEWTEVLGGLEPGTEYVADGAFLIRADIEKSGASHDH, from the coding sequence ATGAACCGCGATTACACCCGGCGCGCCTCCGTGCGCCTTGCCCTGTTGATGGCCTCCAGCCTGGTGCTCACGGCCTGCAGCGATAGCGCCAAGCCCGCCGCCGAAACAGAAGGCCACGCCGCCAAGGCCGGCGACTATGAGCGCGGCCCGCATCGTGGCCGCATGTTGCGCGACGGCGACCTGGCCATCGAGATGACGATCTTCGAGGATGGCGTCGAACCTGAGTTCCACGTCTATGCCTACCGCAAGGACAAGCCGGTCGATCCGCGTCAGGTCCAGCTGTCGGTCGAACTGACCCGCCTGGGCGGCAAGGTCGATCGGTTCAGCTTCGCACCGCAGGAGGACTATCTGCGCGGCGCGGGCGTGGTGCATGAGCCCCACTCCTTCGACGTGAAAGTGCGCGCCAGCCAGGGCGGCCAGAGCCATCAATGGACCTACGCGTCCTACGAGGGGCGCACGACGATCAGCGCGCAGGCCGCCAAGGCGGGCGGCGTGAAGACGGAGATCGCCGGCGCCGCCGATGTCGCCCAGCTGGTCGATATGGCCGGTCGCGTGGAGATCACGCCCGAGGGCAAGGGCGAGGTTCGCGCCTGGTATCCCGGACGGGTGATGGCGCTTCGTGGCGAACTGGGGACGCAGGTCCGCAAGGGCCAGTTGCTGGCGCGCGTGGAGTCCAGCGAGAGCCTTCAGACCTATTCGATCTTCGCGCCGATCAGCGGGATCATCGTCGAGAAGAATCTCAATGTCGGCGACGTGGCCGGCGAGCGGGCGATCTTCGTCATCGCCGATCCGACCAAGCTGCACGCGGAGTTCTTCGTCTATCCCCGCGACGCCGAGAAAGTGCGCGTTGGCCAGCCGGTCGAGGTGCGAAGCCTGTCGGGCGACACCAGACTTATGGCGCGGGTAGAAGCCGTCCTACCGACCGCCGATTTGGCCAGTCAGACCCTGATGGCCCACGTCCACCTGCCCGAGGGGTCAGCCGCGTTCAGGCCCGGCATGGGCGTCGAAGGCTCGTTCCAGGTCGCCTCCAGCCACGTTCCGTTGGCGGTGCGCACCAAGGCCCTCCAGCGCTTCCGCGACTTCACGGTGGTCTTCGCAAAGGTGGGCGACACCTACGAGGTGCGGATGCTGGAGCTGGGCCGCCAGACGCCCGAATGGACCGAGGTCCTGGGCGGGCTTGAGCCTGGAACCGAATATGTCGCCGACGGCGCCTTCCTGATCCGCGCGGACATCGAAAAGTCCGGCGCGAGCCACGATCACTAG
- a CDS encoding TolC family protein produces MSRPIHGRRARSWLLASALAVALPIVALPIAAQSQSLALNQALARAAQADPTRPAVEARLKAADAGARQAGVRANPVVGVELEDLTGTGPYSLADRAQATVYYQQSLERGGKREARTALARTEIDLVRLRHQTKVLDLFKEVELAWVEALAAEAQVRLAKTRLDIAERARGEVDRRVKAARDPLFAGARADAQVAEARIALSQAQMTADTARRTLAGYWNGGVDFEIDAAVLEDTSAAQDIAGEASTVDMALLDAERQTATARVRLEETKAVQDPTWRAGLRYLNEGRDMAVVVGGSIPLARYDTNRGAIERAQAERTAADADLLSGKVLRERQIARLQADLAARASEARRIEAEVLPAAERTVALVRDGFNRGGFSYLDVIEAQKVLIDARSRRLEALKAFHTDRALLARLTGRHAALIPTSETVR; encoded by the coding sequence ATGTCCCGTCCTATCCACGGTCGCCGCGCGCGATCCTGGCTGCTCGCGTCGGCGCTCGCCGTCGCGCTGCCCATCGTGGCCTTGCCCATAGCGGCGCAAAGCCAATCCCTGGCCCTGAACCAGGCGCTCGCCCGAGCGGCCCAGGCCGATCCCACCCGACCGGCTGTCGAGGCTCGCTTGAAGGCCGCCGACGCAGGCGCTCGGCAAGCCGGCGTTCGCGCCAATCCCGTGGTCGGCGTCGAGTTGGAAGACCTGACCGGAACCGGTCCCTATTCCCTCGCCGATCGCGCCCAGGCGACGGTCTACTACCAGCAGAGCCTTGAACGTGGCGGCAAGCGCGAGGCTCGAACCGCCTTGGCGCGCACCGAGATCGACCTCGTTCGACTGCGCCACCAGACCAAGGTGCTGGACCTCTTCAAGGAGGTCGAACTGGCCTGGGTCGAAGCCCTGGCGGCTGAAGCCCAGGTTCGCCTGGCCAAAACCCGCCTGGACATCGCCGAGCGCGCCCGGGGCGAAGTCGATCGCCGCGTGAAGGCGGCCCGCGACCCGCTATTTGCCGGAGCCCGCGCCGACGCCCAGGTCGCCGAGGCCAGGATCGCCCTGTCGCAGGCCCAGATGACAGCCGACACCGCGCGCCGGACCTTGGCTGGCTACTGGAACGGCGGCGTCGATTTCGAGATCGACGCCGCCGTGCTCGAAGACACGTCCGCCGCCCAGGACATAGCGGGCGAGGCCTCGACCGTGGACATGGCCCTGCTCGACGCCGAACGGCAAACCGCTACGGCTCGGGTGCGGCTGGAGGAGACCAAGGCCGTTCAGGACCCGACCTGGCGCGCCGGTCTGCGCTACCTCAACGAAGGTCGCGACATGGCCGTCGTGGTGGGCGGCTCGATCCCCCTGGCACGCTACGACACCAATCGCGGCGCCATCGAGCGCGCCCAGGCCGAACGCACAGCGGCCGACGCCGACCTGCTCAGCGGCAAGGTCCTGCGCGAGCGGCAGATCGCCAGGCTTCAGGCCGACCTCGCCGCACGAGCCAGTGAGGCCCGTCGTATCGAGGCCGAAGTTCTGCCCGCCGCCGAACGCACCGTCGCCCTGGTTCGCGACGGCTTCAATCGGGGCGGCTTTAGCTATCTCGACGTCATCGAGGCCCAGAAGGTCCTGATCGACGCCCGAAGCCGGCGCCTCGAGGCCCTCAAGGCCTTCCATACCGACCGCGCCCTGCTGGCCCGCCTGACTGGCCGCCATGCCGCCCTCATTCCCACTTCGGAGACTGTCCGATGA
- a CDS encoding nickel/cobalt efflux transporter produces MTSLADLLAQGAGHAWLFIPSALLLGALHGLEPGHSKTMMAAFIVAVRGTGWQAILLGLSATASHTLIVWVIGLAGLYFGRNLDLNTAEPWFQLASAAIIIGVALWMVWRTWREGRAEANEHNHDHHHGHDDEVRRIDTGQGVVALAIFEDGVPPCFRVTAERGHAPSAGELTVTTTRPDGTVQTFAFIDKGAFLESVDTIPEPHAFDARLSIAHGSHGHDFDVVFAEHDHGRDHGGLDVSDPGFQDAHERAHANDIKKRFAGRDVTTGQIILFGLTGGLIPCPAAITVLLLCLQLKQVALGATLVLCFSIGLAITMVTVGVVAAIGMRHAEKRFAGTFSTFARRAPYASGALITVVGLILAWQAVAAILR; encoded by the coding sequence ATGACTTCCCTTGCCGATCTTCTCGCCCAGGGCGCCGGGCACGCCTGGCTGTTCATCCCTTCGGCCCTGCTGCTGGGCGCGCTTCACGGCCTGGAGCCGGGCCACTCCAAGACGATGATGGCCGCCTTCATCGTCGCCGTTCGCGGTACTGGGTGGCAGGCGATCCTGCTGGGCCTATCGGCGACCGCGTCCCACACCCTGATCGTCTGGGTGATCGGCCTGGCGGGTCTCTATTTCGGGCGCAACCTCGACCTGAATACGGCTGAGCCCTGGTTCCAGCTGGCTTCGGCGGCGATCATCATCGGTGTGGCCCTGTGGATGGTCTGGCGCACCTGGCGTGAAGGCCGCGCTGAGGCCAACGAACACAACCATGATCACCATCACGGCCACGACGACGAGGTCCGGCGCATCGACACCGGCCAGGGCGTCGTCGCCTTGGCGATCTTCGAGGACGGCGTGCCGCCGTGCTTCCGGGTCACCGCCGAGCGCGGGCATGCGCCGAGCGCCGGTGAACTGACCGTCACCACCACACGTCCCGACGGCACGGTGCAGACCTTCGCCTTCATCGACAAGGGCGCCTTCCTGGAATCGGTTGATACGATTCCCGAGCCGCATGCGTTCGACGCCCGGCTGTCGATCGCGCACGGCTCGCACGGCCATGACTTCGATGTCGTCTTCGCCGAGCATGACCATGGCCGCGACCATGGAGGCCTCGACGTATCCGACCCCGGCTTCCAGGACGCCCACGAGCGCGCCCACGCCAACGACATCAAGAAACGTTTCGCAGGCCGCGACGTCACCACGGGCCAGATCATCCTTTTTGGTCTGACCGGGGGCCTGATCCCTTGTCCGGCCGCGATCACCGTCCTGCTGCTCTGCCTTCAGCTCAAGCAGGTCGCCCTCGGCGCGACTCTGGTGCTGTGTTTCTCGATCGGCCTGGCCATCACCATGGTCACTGTCGGGGTCGTGGCCGCTATCGGCATGCGCCATGCGGAGAAGCGTTTCGCCGGGACGTTCTCGACTTTCGCCCGCCGCGCGCCCTACGCCTCCGGCGCGTTGATCACCGTGGTGGGCTTGATCTTGGCCTGGCAAGCTGTGGCCGCGATCCTGCGTTGA
- a CDS encoding metal-sensing transcriptional repressor has protein sequence MAHVVHETHPEIINRLKRAEGHLRKTIAMIEAGRTCLDLAQQLHAIEKAVAAAKKTLIHDHIDHCLAHAAEDEPRDAAKAMDELKQITKYL, from the coding sequence ATGGCTCACGTCGTCCACGAAACCCATCCCGAGATTATCAATCGCCTGAAGCGCGCCGAAGGGCATCTGCGCAAGACCATCGCGATGATCGAAGCGGGGCGCACCTGCCTGGACTTGGCACAGCAGCTCCACGCCATCGAGAAGGCCGTGGCCGCCGCCAAGAAGACGCTGATCCACGATCATATCGATCACTGCCTGGCTCACGCCGCCGAAGACGAGCCGCGCGACGCGGCCAAGGCGATGGATGAGCTGAAGCAGATCACCAAGTACCTCTGA
- a CDS encoding site-specific integrase: MGRSLHKLTAIQAAKLKVPGRHSDGGGLYLSIDDSGRRRWVFIYTRGGRRTELGLGGGRDLSLANARVEAAAFRTMLADGLDPKVERAKDDQAQTFGACADAYVEAMRPSWRNEKHAAQWKMTLTKYAAPIRERPVNELTTQDILDVLQPLWTRTPETAERLRGRMENVLDAAKAKGLRTGENPARWRGHLNQLLPKRQRLARGHHAALAYGLIPDFMANLRTRGAVAARALEFAILTASRSGEVLGATWNEIDLDKKVWIIPATRMKAGREHRVPLSARAMEIVEAQFADGKGYVFAGPKPGKPLSSMAMAMLIRRMKSDITVHGFRSTFRDWASETTGFSHEVCEMALAHTIANKAEAAYRRGDLFDKRRKLMEAWTGYCAAQKADKVVQLRRGRAD; this comes from the coding sequence ATGGGACGATCACTCCACAAACTGACCGCGATCCAAGCGGCGAAGCTGAAGGTGCCCGGTCGGCATTCCGACGGCGGCGGTCTGTACCTTTCGATCGATGACAGCGGCCGGCGACGCTGGGTGTTCATCTACACGCGCGGCGGCAGACGCACGGAATTGGGCCTGGGCGGCGGACGCGATCTGTCGCTCGCCAACGCCCGCGTCGAGGCGGCAGCATTCCGGACCATGCTCGCGGACGGCCTCGATCCCAAGGTTGAGCGCGCGAAGGATGACCAGGCGCAGACCTTCGGCGCTTGCGCTGACGCCTATGTCGAGGCGATGCGCCCGTCATGGCGAAACGAGAAGCACGCCGCACAGTGGAAAATGACCTTGACCAAGTACGCGGCCCCTATCCGTGAGCGGCCGGTCAACGAACTTACCACTCAGGATATTCTGGACGTGCTGCAACCCCTATGGACGCGCACGCCGGAAACCGCCGAACGCCTACGTGGCCGGATGGAGAACGTGTTGGACGCCGCAAAGGCGAAAGGTTTGCGTACAGGCGAGAACCCGGCTCGCTGGCGCGGCCACCTCAACCAGCTCCTACCCAAGCGCCAGAGACTTGCGCGCGGCCATCATGCTGCGTTGGCCTACGGTCTAATCCCCGACTTCATGGCCAATCTGCGTACACGCGGCGCCGTGGCGGCGCGCGCGCTAGAGTTCGCGATCCTGACAGCTTCCCGTTCTGGCGAGGTGTTGGGCGCGACTTGGAACGAGATCGATCTGGACAAGAAGGTTTGGATTATACCCGCGACGCGCATGAAGGCCGGAAGGGAACACCGCGTGCCGCTATCGGCTCGCGCAATGGAGATTGTCGAAGCGCAGTTTGCCGATGGCAAGGGCTACGTGTTCGCCGGGCCAAAGCCAGGAAAGCCTCTATCGTCGATGGCGATGGCGATGCTCATCCGCCGTATGAAGTCGGACATCACTGTCCACGGCTTTCGCTCCACGTTCCGCGACTGGGCGTCGGAGACGACGGGCTTTTCGCATGAGGTTTGCGAAATGGCGCTGGCCCACACCATCGCCAACAAGGCCGAGGCGGCCTACCGGCGCGGCGACCTGTTCGATAAGCGCCGAAAGCTGATGGAGGCCTGGACGGGTTATTGCGCCGCTCAGAAGGCAGACAAGGTCGTGCAATTACGCCGGGGCAGAGCGGACTGA
- a CDS encoding TonB-dependent receptor domain-containing protein has translation MASGGAPFGETWGRLCLGTALALTVTEASAAARPTASRPEVTTVILPLEQALRRLAEQGRLQILFSAADLPHTRVALPPDVGAAAPAALARLLEGQPLTARRLDSRTFVIVRRPQPAASTARPTETDSRSATRAPVPESPTLLTALTVLAARPGPRPSRGAADDFDDALAAPLTFSVLSRDRYEGRAISNITDAIAALPDTTVLTTGRSFVSGVDSATRGEGLFVGLRGLNPELSVTLMQGAPVAQGLPHSRGVQLNMIPPEGLSEVLIHRTGRPDLEGDLIAGAIDFRPFRSTDFPERRWLEVTVSTRSASLARRYDAPGRGGGQGVVMAGRFGDQDQLGLALSLRRATRRMISAEMAGVMSAQNDQGWAWAWSATPGPLFHGAPRDPARPEEGLTLTALNAGVSEVQERSRSVMLTADWRPNDDRALSLTFVDLRSHTEQNSTLTQLVGGARSWTPDPAGGYRLSLGEVSSRVWYETNPDVVGLTVLTLAGREMRSGQLAGRTGAWLLTPRVTLSRATSDRPDRLEASIRVNQNDAFNQGRTARTYGGLLIDYTGGFPRPRLTPELQADLDEADTRLLARRAGQRTEQHSAQDRAQAAVDAEWLDGESPVTLKAGLSFSASRREVTSRNWTNPPFAVVLGQAGLTWRALGVSTGGTWPAVWPGVYDWRAPRVDHEALDAWFARAVGPGSLDGCGALPINNLNCRSQFGRESVAAAYGMVTARWDLMELTVGVRREDTLVRSRYWLAKILASGEEPGEWRTDHSRFGETLPSVFVTWRPDGGRVLRAGLWRSYSRPALYQLGGGATLSTDEQGGQVLTQGNPDLAAITAVNLDLQWLRTTPNGGWGLSAWAKRLDNILFESGGVFSNAAPRTRPGLARLITPQNGGVATVRGLQAEWVRRLRPAFDPASTLELSGSVSRQWTQADLGSAELGRSTSLQSAPDWLGSLAAAYERGPWRVRFNARYTGAMLSEYNALEAPGDWDNLWIRPVIATDLSVRYRIDERAQVEAGVVNLDDALAYDAHVGRHSRAIASRVHTGRQFNFALRARF, from the coding sequence TTGGCGAGCGGCGGCGCACCATTTGGCGAGACCTGGGGACGCCTGTGCCTGGGGACGGCGCTGGCCCTGACGGTGACCGAAGCGAGCGCGGCCGCTCGGCCGACGGCGTCGCGTCCCGAAGTCACGACCGTCATCCTGCCGCTGGAGCAGGCGCTTCGGCGTCTGGCCGAACAAGGACGACTGCAAATCCTGTTCTCGGCCGCAGACCTGCCGCACACGCGCGTCGCTTTGCCGCCGGATGTCGGCGCGGCCGCCCCGGCCGCTCTGGCCCGCCTGCTGGAGGGGCAGCCCCTGACGGCGCGGCGTCTGGATTCGCGCACCTTCGTGATCGTCCGGCGACCGCAGCCCGCCGCGTCTACCGCTCGCCCGACCGAAACGGACAGTCGCTCCGCCACGCGTGCGCCCGTGCCGGAGAGCCCCACGCTGCTGACCGCTCTGACCGTACTCGCCGCCCGCCCTGGACCGCGTCCGTCGCGCGGGGCGGCGGACGATTTCGACGACGCCCTGGCCGCTCCCCTGACCTTCAGCGTGTTGTCGCGCGACCGCTACGAGGGACGCGCCATCAGCAACATCACCGACGCCATCGCCGCCCTGCCCGACACCACGGTGCTGACCACCGGACGTTCGTTTGTCTCCGGCGTCGACTCGGCTACCCGGGGCGAAGGTCTGTTCGTGGGTCTCCGAGGGCTGAATCCCGAGCTCAGCGTCACCCTGATGCAGGGCGCGCCGGTCGCCCAGGGCCTGCCGCATTCGCGCGGCGTGCAGTTGAACATGATCCCGCCGGAGGGACTCTCCGAGGTCTTGATCCACCGGACCGGGCGGCCGGACCTGGAAGGCGATTTGATCGCCGGGGCGATCGATTTCCGGCCGTTTCGGTCGACCGACTTTCCAGAACGCCGCTGGCTGGAGGTGACCGTCTCGACCCGTTCGGCGTCTCTGGCCCGCCGGTACGACGCCCCGGGTCGCGGCGGCGGGCAGGGCGTGGTCATGGCCGGACGGTTCGGCGACCAGGACCAGCTGGGGCTCGCGCTCAGCCTGCGGCGCGCTACGCGTCGCATGATCAGCGCCGAGATGGCGGGGGTGATGTCGGCCCAGAACGACCAAGGCTGGGCCTGGGCCTGGTCGGCGACGCCCGGCCCGCTGTTCCATGGCGCGCCCCGCGATCCCGCGCGTCCCGAGGAGGGTCTGACCCTGACCGCGCTCAACGCCGGCGTCTCCGAAGTCCAGGAACGCAGCCGCTCCGTGATGCTCACGGCCGACTGGCGTCCCAACGACGACCGGGCCCTGAGCCTGACATTCGTCGACCTGCGCTCGCACACCGAACAGAACTCGACCTTGACCCAGTTGGTGGGCGGCGCGCGAAGCTGGACGCCTGACCCCGCCGGAGGCTACCGCCTGTCGCTGGGCGAGGTGTCCAGCCGGGTCTGGTACGAGACCAATCCCGACGTGGTCGGGCTGACGGTCCTGACCCTGGCGGGCCGCGAAATGCGCTCGGGTCAGCTGGCCGGCCGTACGGGCGCGTGGCTTCTGACCCCGCGCGTGACCCTGAGCCGCGCCACCAGTGATCGCCCGGATCGGCTTGAGGCCTCGATCCGGGTGAACCAGAACGACGCCTTCAATCAGGGACGGACGGCGCGCACGTATGGTGGCCTGCTGATCGACTACACCGGCGGCTTTCCACGGCCGCGCCTGACCCCGGAACTCCAGGCCGATCTGGACGAAGCCGACACGCGGCTTCTGGCGCGCCGCGCAGGGCAGCGGACCGAGCAGCATAGCGCCCAGGATCGGGCCCAGGCGGCGGTCGACGCCGAGTGGCTGGATGGCGAGAGTCCAGTCACGCTCAAGGCGGGCTTGTCGTTCTCGGCCAGCCGACGTGAGGTGACCAGCCGCAACTGGACCAATCCCCCCTTCGCCGTGGTCCTGGGGCAGGCCGGGCTCACTTGGCGGGCGCTGGGCGTCTCGACCGGCGGGACTTGGCCGGCGGTCTGGCCCGGTGTCTACGACTGGCGCGCGCCGCGCGTCGACCATGAGGCGCTCGACGCCTGGTTCGCCCGCGCGGTCGGCCCGGGCAGCCTGGACGGCTGTGGGGCGCTGCCCATCAACAACCTCAACTGCCGAAGTCAGTTCGGTCGCGAGTCCGTCGCGGCGGCCTACGGCATGGTGACCGCCCGCTGGGACTTGATGGAACTGACCGTCGGCGTGCGCCGCGAGGACACCCTGGTGCGGAGCCGCTACTGGCTGGCCAAGATCCTGGCGTCGGGCGAGGAGCCGGGCGAATGGCGCACCGACCACAGTCGGTTCGGCGAGACCCTGCCTTCGGTGTTCGTGACCTGGCGCCCCGACGGCGGCCGCGTCCTGCGCGCCGGACTGTGGCGCTCCTATAGCCGGCCGGCTCTCTACCAGCTGGGCGGCGGGGCGACCCTGAGCACCGATGAGCAAGGCGGTCAGGTTCTGACCCAGGGCAACCCAGACCTGGCGGCCATCACCGCCGTCAATCTGGATCTGCAATGGCTGCGAACCACGCCCAACGGCGGCTGGGGCCTTTCGGCCTGGGCAAAACGTCTCGACAATATCCTGTTTGAAAGCGGGGGCGTTTTTAGCAATGCCGCGCCACGCACCCGGCCGGGCCTGGCCCGGCTGATAACCCCGCAGAACGGCGGCGTCGCGACGGTCCGTGGATTGCAGGCCGAGTGGGTCCGCCGGCTGCGCCCCGCTTTCGATCCAGCCTCGACGCTCGAACTGTCGGGCAGCGTCAGTCGCCAATGGACCCAGGCGGACCTCGGCAGTGCTGAGCTGGGCCGGTCGACGTCGTTGCAATCGGCGCCCGACTGGTTGGGCAGCCTGGCCGCGGCCTATGAGCGCGGTCCATGGCGCGTGCGCTTCAACGCCCGCTACACCGGCGCGATGCTCTCGGAGTACAACGCTCTGGAAGCGCCGGGCGACTGGGACAATCTCTGGATCCGGCCGGTGATCGCGACCGATCTGAGCGTCCGATACCGGATCGACGAACGGGCCCAGGTCGAGGCCGGGGTGGTGAATCTGGATGACGCCTTGGCCTATGACGCGCATGTCGGCCGCCACAGCCGCGCCATCGCCAGCCGCGTTCACACAGGCCGACAGTTCAACTTCGCCCTCCGCGCCCGGTTCTGA
- a CDS encoding RNA polymerase sigma factor → MITGTDAVQDLVGRFDGRLRRYVSRFLEPVDIDDALHDIYARLARQAARIPPPSFNSTYVFKTADGVLRDLHRRRQSRDAGRHVELTEDIPSDTPTPFESTRWKQNLDILRAAILSLPRQERLVLMMHRVEGRKLTEIAESQRIPLRTVQQLLAQALARCRGKLKEDGWFEQ, encoded by the coding sequence GTGATAACTGGAACGGATGCAGTTCAGGATCTGGTCGGCCGCTTCGACGGCCGATTGCGCCGCTATGTCTCTCGGTTCCTGGAGCCGGTCGATATCGACGACGCCCTGCATGACATCTACGCACGCTTGGCGCGGCAAGCGGCGCGCATCCCGCCGCCCAGCTTCAACAGCACCTATGTGTTCAAGACGGCTGATGGCGTCTTGCGTGACCTGCATCGCCGACGGCAATCGCGCGACGCAGGCCGCCATGTCGAGTTGACCGAAGACATCCCTTCGGACACGCCTACACCCTTCGAGTCGACGCGCTGGAAACAGAACCTGGACATCTTGCGCGCGGCGATCCTGAGTCTGCCCCGTCAAGAACGATTGGTGCTGATGATGCACCGGGTGGAAGGGCGCAAACTCACCGAAATCGCCGAAAGCCAGCGAATTCCGCTGCGTACGGTGCAACAGCTTCTCGCCCAGGCCTTGGCGCGATGCCGTGGAAAGCTCAAGGAGGACGGATGGTTCGAGCAGTGA
- a CDS encoding FecR family protein produces the protein MVRAVTPLRRPEPAAPPIVEADLDAAARLVDALAAEEAGGPSPVVGRSDPAVAETEAVWDALGALEAEDFKLAAPAPAPLWRRREIQIGGFAALAACLVAAVWLQGQAGVQVYSTSAGERRVVALKDGSRLELNTRSRLEVRISARQRQVRLVEGEALFTVAKRPDRQPFTVDAGAASIRVTGTQFNVRKTTDQTRVDLLEGHVEVRGRRDAPLARLSAGQAVRVSASGDLTVGAPADFARVQDWRAGRVTLTRARLDAAVADINRYAAKPIALAQPALGDLTVDGVFEARDTRAFARAVATLHGLTLREDDHRLVLSR, from the coding sequence ATGGTTCGAGCAGTGACGCCCTTGCGCCGTCCAGAACCGGCCGCGCCCCCGATCGTCGAGGCGGATCTGGACGCCGCCGCGCGGCTTGTCGACGCCCTCGCCGCCGAGGAGGCGGGCGGCCCCTCTCCCGTGGTGGGCCGGTCCGACCCGGCGGTCGCGGAGACGGAGGCGGTTTGGGACGCCCTCGGCGCCCTGGAGGCCGAGGACTTTAAGCTTGCCGCGCCGGCGCCCGCACCGCTGTGGCGGCGTCGCGAGATCCAGATTGGTGGATTCGCGGCCCTGGCCGCCTGTCTGGTCGCCGCAGTCTGGCTCCAGGGGCAAGCCGGGGTTCAAGTTTATTCCACCAGCGCCGGTGAACGCCGGGTGGTGGCGCTGAAGGACGGCTCTCGCCTCGAACTGAACACGCGCTCGCGCCTGGAGGTTCGGATCTCGGCCCGCCAAAGGCAGGTGCGGCTGGTTGAGGGCGAGGCGCTGTTTACCGTGGCGAAGCGTCCGGATCGCCAGCCGTTCACCGTCGACGCGGGGGCGGCCAGCATTCGGGTGACCGGCACGCAGTTCAACGTCCGCAAGACGACCGATCAGACCCGAGTGGATCTGCTGGAGGGCCATGTCGAGGTGCGCGGCCGGCGCGATGCGCCGCTGGCGCGCCTGAGCGCGGGCCAGGCCGTGCGGGTGAGCGCCTCGGGCGACCTGACTGTCGGCGCACCGGCTGATTTCGCAAGGGTGCAGGACTGGCGCGCGGGCCGCGTGACCTTGACTCGGGCCCGTCTCGACGCGGCGGTGGCCGACATCAACCGCTACGCCGCCAAGCCCATCGCCCTGGCGCAACCCGCGCTCGGCGATCTGACTGTCGACGGCGTGTTCGAGGCGCGCGACACCCGCGCCTTCGCCCGGGCGGTGGCGACCTTGCACGGCCTGACGTTGCGCGAAGACGACCATCGTCTGGTGCTGTCTCGCTAG